A genomic segment from Nitrosopumilus sp. K4 encodes:
- a CDS encoding CFI-box-CTERM domain-containing protein, protein MKTKWVFLILSVTLIPISAIAQIPEQEGIIITVTSDAKAKVAHTLFPEPFVSSVDVNLISDQISGILALDEDNILLVTTQDKDMLNIASLGATKVDLTYNANIISYKSGIFKINYHSDEQSKVILPPLSKLVSLNTIPMEVNEREFVLPPGEIVLSYSIRQVTSQEFSISQNDAEYLIEFITGAKIEELSADSNEIRFNIKDKAVILGIIPTSLFLDIQDASLNEEKVDFQKFFQNSTHSWIRIDPHEKGTIKIFNKIPEKTPEGGGCLIATATFGTEMAPQVQQLRELRDSTVLSTESGTSFMSGFNQIYYSFSPIIADFERQNPIFKETVRISITPMLFSLSILDHVEINSEQDMIGYGVVAIMMNIGMYIFIPAAIIYKVQSIRTSIRPHSNQSIISKYTINTALKYSLFGLIVLTVLIISVNSAFAQEAPSEDPEELHPIQAILDMAQESANEAVGDDSSSTASTLLEMAELEYQKAIDALNSGDVDGAEESALVAMALFEDATETAGGDSEQLVLDQLPPGFGAAVDSTADNENIQGQGLGVGSIPPGIMKQLLAQDIFNIQNEIVESDFDVENLQNLASSNNVNLDFTPYQNSVNQAKALLAAGDIPNAKNQLAAAEQIKDELIQQMQEQISEDNPQEEEFIENTIAEINQMLENRENLGLTQKAIRELQNALEVLESGDTDAALEITKGNSEYAKEIRESRGNSGNAPPGQGDETPGNSGNAPPGQGDETPGNSGNAPPGQGDETPGNSGNGGGPSEIPGFGAAGENPSEEAFENGQGVGLGKIPPGLAELFGYTEAVNNGGGPSEIPGFGAAGENPSEEAFENGQGVGLGKIPPGLAAIFESIDFNYDDDWEDDPVNSDYDRTVNPGYLKSLEKQLDARQKAQEAREAAAAKINNRLQSFCDEHPSHQRCTDGQPGQGGGDTPGQGGGDTPGQGGGDTPGQGGGDTPGQGGGDTPDKGNGKKK, encoded by the coding sequence ATGAAAACAAAATGGGTCTTTCTCATACTGTCAGTTACATTAATCCCTATTTCTGCAATTGCTCAAATCCCAGAACAAGAAGGCATCATAATCACAGTTACATCTGATGCAAAAGCAAAGGTAGCACACACGCTATTTCCAGAACCATTTGTATCATCAGTGGATGTAAATCTAATTTCTGACCAGATTTCAGGCATATTGGCTTTAGATGAAGACAACATACTACTTGTAACTACTCAAGACAAAGACATGCTAAATATAGCATCATTAGGCGCGACAAAAGTGGATTTAACCTATAATGCAAATATCATTTCATACAAATCAGGTATTTTCAAGATAAATTATCATAGCGATGAGCAATCAAAGGTCATATTACCACCACTCTCAAAACTTGTTTCTCTCAATACAATACCAATGGAGGTAAATGAGAGAGAATTTGTTTTGCCTCCAGGCGAGATTGTGCTCAGTTATTCAATTAGGCAGGTAACATCCCAGGAATTCTCAATATCACAAAACGATGCTGAATACCTAATTGAGTTTATCACAGGTGCAAAAATAGAGGAACTTTCTGCAGATAGCAACGAAATCAGATTCAATATCAAAGACAAGGCTGTAATTCTAGGAATAATCCCAACATCACTGTTCTTAGATATCCAAGACGCTTCATTAAATGAGGAAAAAGTAGATTTTCAAAAATTCTTTCAAAATTCTACCCATTCATGGATAAGAATTGATCCTCATGAGAAAGGAACAATCAAAATATTCAATAAAATCCCAGAAAAGACACCAGAAGGTGGAGGGTGTCTTATTGCCACAGCCACATTTGGCACTGAAATGGCGCCACAAGTCCAGCAATTACGGGAGTTAAGAGACAGTACCGTGCTTTCAACAGAATCAGGCACATCATTTATGAGCGGTTTTAACCAGATTTACTATTCGTTCTCACCCATAATTGCAGATTTTGAGCGCCAAAATCCGATTTTCAAAGAGACAGTAAGAATTTCAATCACACCAATGCTTTTCTCACTATCAATACTAGACCATGTAGAGATTAACTCTGAACAAGATATGATTGGATACGGTGTTGTAGCAATTATGATGAATATTGGAATGTATATTTTCATTCCTGCGGCAATAATTTACAAGGTTCAGTCCATTCGAACCTCAATAAGGCCTCATTCGAACCAGTCAATTATATCGAAATATACCATAAATACAGCATTGAAATACAGCCTTTTCGGCCTCATTGTCCTTACGGTTTTAATTATTAGTGTAAATTCAGCTTTTGCTCAAGAGGCACCATCTGAAGATCCAGAGGAACTCCATCCAATCCAAGCAATTCTAGATATGGCACAAGAAAGTGCAAATGAAGCAGTAGGAGACGACTCCTCATCAACAGCATCTACGTTGCTTGAAATGGCAGAATTAGAATATCAAAAGGCAATAGATGCTCTAAATTCAGGAGATGTTGATGGAGCAGAAGAATCAGCACTAGTTGCAATGGCATTGTTTGAGGATGCAACAGAAACAGCAGGTGGAGATTCAGAACAATTAGTGTTAGACCAACTGCCACCAGGTTTTGGGGCTGCAGTTGACAGTACAGCAGACAATGAGAATATCCAGGGACAGGGTCTAGGAGTAGGGTCAATTCCGCCAGGAATAATGAAGCAATTATTGGCTCAGGATATTTTTAACATTCAAAATGAAATAGTGGAAAGTGATTTTGATGTTGAAAACCTTCAGAATTTGGCATCATCTAACAATGTTAATTTAGATTTTACACCATATCAAAATTCAGTTAATCAAGCAAAAGCATTATTGGCTGCAGGTGACATTCCAAATGCTAAAAATCAATTAGCAGCAGCTGAACAAATTAAAGATGAACTTATTCAGCAAATGCAAGAACAAATTTCCGAGGATAATCCACAAGAAGAAGAATTCATTGAAAACACAATTGCTGAAATTAATCAAATGTTAGAAAATAGAGAAAATCTAGGATTAACTCAAAAAGCAATCAGAGAATTACAAAATGCATTAGAAGTTCTAGAAAGTGGTGATACGGATGCAGCATTAGAGATTACCAAAGGCAATAGTGAATATGCAAAAGAGATTAGAGAATCAAGAGGAAACAGTGGTAATGCACCACCAGGTCAAGGTGACGAGACACCAGGAAACAGTGGTAATGCACCACCAGGTCAAGGTGACGAGACACCAGGAAACAGTGGTAATGCACCACCAGGTCAAGGTGACGAGACACCAGGAAACAGTGGTAATGGTGGAGGACCAAGTGAGATTCCAGGATTTGGAGCTGCAGGAGAAAATCCTTCAGAAGAAGCATTTGAAAATGGTCAGGGAGTAGGATTAGGAAAAATCCCACCAGGACTTGCAGAGTTATTTGGATATACTGAAGCAGTAAACAATGGTGGAGGACCAAGTGAGATTCCAGGATTTGGAGCTGCAGGAGAAAATCCTTCAGAAGAAGCATTTGAAAATGGTCAGGGAGTAGGATTAGGAAAAATCCCACCAGGACTTGCAGCAATTTTTGAAAGCATAGATTTCAATTATGATGATGATTGGGAAGATGATCCTGTTAACTCAGATTATGATAGAACAGTCAACCCAGGATATCTTAAGAGTCTAGAAAAACAGCTAGATGCACGCCAAAAAGCACAGGAAGCCAGAGAGGCTGCTGCAGCTAAGATAAACAACAGACTTCAGAGTTTCTGTGATGAGCATCCATCCCATCAAAGATGTACTGATGGACAACCAGGTCAGGGTGGCGGCGATACCCCAGGTCAGGGTGGCGGCGATACCCCAGGTCAGGGTGGCGGCGATACCCCAGGTCAGGGTGGCGGCGATACCCCAGGTCAGGGTGGCGGCGATACCCCAGATAAAGGAAATGGCAAAAAGAAATAG
- a CDS encoding TrmB family transcriptional regulator — MNTTQELTLFDNESEVELFKHKITLEKIKNELINFGLTSNQSKVFIYLGKYGSKTASEIAKALQLPRTETYHLVNSLQNMGLVTAELSHPTKYTSLEMKKAIATLVKQEQQRIEYLAGKEESLSQMWNELPFFVVETDESKSEKMQLLHGLAAITNKIKEMVGSSTENIRVFGSMADVLRLYHSDVFDWIDNAPTELKMVISPMTKKPEFVSDLDQDKIRSLVSGSDKKCFVINDSKEILIFMRNANHPTRQTFAWWSDSETLVEMMSMLFDLSWEKGEMV; from the coding sequence ATGAATACAACACAAGAACTTACCCTGTTTGACAATGAATCTGAAGTTGAATTGTTCAAACATAAGATTACTCTGGAGAAAATAAAAAATGAATTAATCAATTTTGGCTTGACCTCAAACCAAAGTAAGGTGTTTATCTATCTTGGAAAGTACGGATCGAAGACGGCCTCAGAGATAGCAAAAGCACTCCAATTGCCACGAACTGAGACATATCATCTGGTAAACTCACTCCAAAACATGGGTCTTGTGACTGCAGAACTGTCACATCCTACAAAATACACTTCGTTGGAGATGAAAAAGGCAATTGCGACACTCGTAAAACAAGAACAGCAAAGAATTGAATATCTTGCTGGCAAAGAAGAGTCTTTATCTCAAATGTGGAATGAACTACCATTCTTTGTAGTTGAGACTGATGAGTCAAAATCTGAAAAAATGCAGTTATTGCATGGATTGGCAGCCATCACAAACAAAATCAAAGAGATGGTAGGATCCAGTACTGAAAACATCCGGGTATTTGGAAGCATGGCAGATGTGTTGCGTCTGTATCATTCAGATGTCTTTGATTGGATTGATAATGCTCCAACTGAACTAAAAATGGTCATTTCTCCAATGACAAAAAAGCCTGAATTTGTTTCTGACCTGGATCAGGACAAGATTCGTTCATTGGTATCTGGTTCGGACAAAAAGTGCTTTGTAATTAATGATTCAAAAGAGATACTCATCTTTATGAGAAATGCAAACCATCCAACAAGACAGACCTTCGCATGGTGGTCTGACTCTGAAACCCTAGTCGAAATGATGAGTATGTTATTTGACTTGTCTTGGGAAAAAGGAGAGATGGTATAG
- a CDS encoding cyclic nucleotide-binding/CBS domain-containing protein codes for MGLGKTLSETPVREIMSKELISADPTTTLFQIAKMMEQGVGAILIKKDGVPAGIITDRDFAILTAANRILLDTPVENVASYPLKTISPDESVFDAAASMSASKIRKLVVVENGKVVGIITSTDIVNLVAQNKY; via the coding sequence GTGGGATTAGGAAAGACATTATCTGAAACGCCAGTACGGGAAATTATGTCAAAAGAACTCATTTCAGCGGATCCAACAACTACGTTGTTTCAGATTGCAAAAATGATGGAACAAGGAGTGGGAGCAATCCTAATAAAAAAAGACGGAGTGCCAGCAGGTATAATCACAGATAGAGATTTTGCCATACTGACTGCTGCAAACAGAATTTTGCTAGATACTCCAGTAGAAAATGTAGCATCATATCCTCTCAAAACAATCTCTCCTGATGAATCAGTGTTTGATGCGGCAGCATCAATGTCAGCATCAAAAATTAGAAAGTTAGTAGTAGTAGAAAATGGAAAAGTCGTAGGAATTATCACATCTACTGACATTGTAAATCTTGTCGCCCAAAACAAATACTAG
- the ileS gene encoding isoleucine--tRNA ligase codes for MELSSKFDAKSIENQIREYTKSIDVERLIFDSDKPEKIMFIEGPPTMNGIPHAGHLRGRVIKDLWYRYNTLQGKKIVFNGGWDTQGLPVELQAEKELGVTGGKSEVIQKVGIEKLVAECKSLVKKFNSKWVEVDNLLGMSFNHEKAYWTYRDSFIEREWQILKKAHENGILEEDYTVIAYCPHCQTSLSHAEVNQGYEEVKDPSLYYKVKLQDEDAYLIVWTTMPFTLVTDAMVGLQPEEDYVYAKIENETWVIGKTRFEEFLQELKIEDYKIEKTVKGSEFEGKKYIHPLLDLIPGLDECSKEKNFHVAVSEEFVDATAGSGLVHLSPANGEDDIGIANKRKVKVFNPINDEVKFTSQAGKYEGMFVRDADRPIVEDLKERNALVKIGKIKHKYPLCWRSHHPIVWLARKGWFYKLDRLDDKAINAAESVEYFFDQPKNRFLGIIKEKHPWCISRERFWGCPLPVWICDDCGKQNWFFTRKDIVDNAVELPDGPDFELHRPWIDRITIKCKHCQSTKTKREEYVLDTWHNSGSAPYSSLSDEEYSKEIPAPFFTEGIDQTRGWAYTLLIENVILNNGPIPPYKSFLFQGHVLDEKGGKMSKSLGNVIDGGELLEKYPVDLVRFYFIWKASPIEPLSFSTDELMSRPYQVINTLFNLHLYFKQNSEYDNFDKTKSLAWAKENSLLTSPDIWLLSKLQKLIRKISERNNACKFHEAAKAIDDYIINNLSQIYIPITRGELWDEDESKKNRRLAIYAILNEVLKTLDILIHPLCPFTSEYLYCSVFGMQKSILLEKWPKYQESLVNEEIEESFDIMKDVVSVSAAARMKGKLKRRWPLNEALICVSKGQKEKLETLSDLLISQLNVEKVSITEIESDSGFEQLRELQNNDLPVTAVIELERKKIGPKAKQHMGELVQIFSETDPEEIFATLQKESKFDFQIDGKTISLELEDFVIDFDAKEGFAVSKRDNYVVFISTTRNKEMMARGLIKDVARRLQTLRKERGYNPTDVLGVASILDLDEESLEMLKEKSQDLAFLVRVKQVNFEQTCKEYKDDDIDGQKIRISVE; via the coding sequence ATGGAATTATCTTCCAAATTTGATGCAAAATCCATTGAAAATCAGATAAGAGAATACACAAAATCAATTGATGTTGAAAGGCTGATCTTTGATTCAGACAAACCTGAAAAAATTATGTTTATTGAAGGACCTCCTACAATGAATGGTATTCCACATGCAGGTCATCTGAGAGGTAGAGTCATCAAAGACTTATGGTATAGATACAATACATTACAAGGAAAAAAAATTGTTTTTAATGGGGGGTGGGATACTCAAGGACTGCCAGTTGAACTGCAAGCTGAAAAAGAATTGGGAGTTACAGGTGGAAAATCTGAAGTTATTCAAAAAGTAGGAATTGAAAAATTAGTTGCAGAATGCAAAAGTCTTGTAAAAAAATTCAATTCCAAATGGGTTGAAGTTGATAATTTACTTGGAATGTCATTTAATCATGAAAAAGCATACTGGACCTATAGGGATAGTTTCATTGAACGAGAGTGGCAAATTCTTAAAAAAGCCCATGAAAATGGAATCTTGGAAGAAGACTATACTGTCATTGCGTATTGTCCTCACTGTCAAACATCTCTTAGTCATGCAGAAGTTAACCAAGGATATGAAGAAGTAAAAGATCCATCGTTATACTACAAAGTCAAATTACAAGATGAGGATGCATATCTGATTGTTTGGACAACAATGCCTTTTACTTTGGTTACAGATGCAATGGTTGGACTCCAACCTGAAGAAGATTATGTTTATGCAAAAATTGAAAATGAAACCTGGGTTATTGGAAAAACAAGATTTGAAGAATTTTTGCAAGAATTAAAAATTGAAGATTACAAAATTGAAAAAACTGTAAAGGGGTCGGAATTTGAAGGCAAAAAATACATCCATCCTCTTTTAGATTTGATTCCTGGATTAGATGAGTGCTCTAAAGAAAAAAATTTCCATGTTGCAGTTTCAGAAGAATTTGTAGATGCCACTGCCGGTAGCGGATTGGTTCATCTATCTCCTGCAAATGGTGAAGATGACATTGGAATTGCAAATAAACGCAAAGTCAAAGTATTCAATCCCATTAATGATGAGGTCAAATTCACATCTCAGGCAGGAAAGTATGAAGGAATGTTTGTTCGAGATGCTGATAGGCCGATTGTTGAGGACCTTAAAGAGCGAAATGCTTTGGTAAAAATTGGGAAAATCAAGCACAAATATCCCCTGTGTTGGAGGTCACACCATCCAATTGTTTGGCTTGCAAGAAAAGGATGGTTTTACAAACTGGATCGATTAGATGACAAGGCAATTAATGCTGCAGAAAGCGTAGAGTATTTTTTTGATCAACCAAAAAATAGATTCTTGGGAATAATAAAAGAAAAACATCCTTGGTGTATTTCTCGTGAGAGATTTTGGGGCTGCCCATTGCCTGTTTGGATTTGTGACGATTGTGGAAAACAAAATTGGTTCTTTACTAGAAAAGACATTGTAGATAATGCAGTAGAATTACCTGATGGTCCTGATTTTGAGTTACATCGTCCTTGGATTGATAGGATTACAATAAAGTGCAAACATTGCCAAAGTACAAAAACAAAAAGAGAGGAATATGTTCTTGATACGTGGCACAACAGTGGTTCTGCCCCTTACTCTTCACTATCTGATGAAGAATATTCTAAAGAAATTCCAGCTCCGTTTTTTACAGAAGGAATTGATCAAACTAGGGGATGGGCATATACATTACTAATTGAAAATGTAATTTTAAACAACGGTCCAATTCCCCCTTACAAGTCATTTTTGTTTCAAGGACATGTGCTTGATGAAAAAGGTGGCAAGATGAGTAAAAGCCTTGGAAATGTAATTGATGGCGGAGAATTATTGGAGAAATACCCTGTTGACCTTGTAAGATTTTATTTTATTTGGAAGGCAAGTCCTATTGAACCGCTAAGCTTTAGCACTGATGAACTAATGTCAAGACCCTATCAGGTCATCAATACCTTGTTTAATTTGCATCTGTACTTTAAACAAAACAGTGAATACGATAATTTTGATAAAACAAAGTCCCTTGCATGGGCAAAAGAAAATTCCTTGCTGACATCACCTGATATTTGGTTATTGTCAAAACTTCAAAAATTAATCAGAAAAATCTCAGAAAGAAATAATGCGTGCAAATTCCATGAAGCCGCAAAGGCAATTGATGACTATATAATAAATAATCTTAGCCAAATTTACATTCCTATTACTAGGGGGGAACTATGGGATGAGGATGAATCCAAAAAGAATCGAAGACTGGCAATCTATGCAATTCTAAATGAAGTTCTAAAAACACTGGATATTTTGATTCATCCTTTGTGCCCATTTACCAGCGAGTATCTATATTGTTCTGTCTTTGGTATGCAAAAAAGCATCCTTCTTGAAAAATGGCCCAAATATCAGGAATCCTTAGTAAATGAAGAAATTGAAGAATCATTTGACATTATGAAAGATGTAGTGTCTGTTTCTGCTGCTGCAAGAATGAAAGGGAAGTTGAAGAGAAGATGGCCATTAAATGAAGCACTCATCTGCGTTTCAAAAGGACAAAAAGAAAAACTCGAAACTTTGTCTGACTTGCTAATCTCACAACTAAATGTTGAAAAAGTTTCAATAACTGAAATTGAATCTGATTCGGGATTTGAACAATTACGAGAATTACAAAATAATGATTTGCCTGTTACTGCGGTTATTGAGTTGGAAAGAAAGAAAATTGGCCCTAAAGCAAAACAACACATGGGAGAACTTGTCCAAATTTTTTCAGAGACAGATCCTGAAGAAATTTTTGCAACCCTTCAAAAAGAATCAAAATTTGATTTTCAAATTGATGGAAAAACAATCTCGTTGGAACTTGAAGACTTTGTGATTGACTTTGATGCAAAAGAAGGATTTGCAGTTTCAAAAAGGGACAACTATGTTGTGTTTATTTCAACCACTAGGAACAAAGAGATGATGGCAAGAGGACTAATCAAAGACGTTGCAAGACGATTACAAACACTGCGAAAAGAAAGAGGGTATAATCCAACAGATGTTTTAGGTGTTGCATCCATTCTTGATTTGGATGAAGAATCCCTTGAAATGCTAAAAGAAAAATCTCAAGACCTGGCATTTCTTGTCAGAGTAAAACAAGTAAACTTTGAGCAAACTTGCAAGGAATACAAAGACGATGATATTGATGGTCAGAAGATTAGAATTTCCGTAGAATAA
- a CDS encoding ferritin-like domain-containing protein has translation MSDSKPHHVVGVEFLKQNGVDVDELIEELKKNAAVEFVAYYYFTNLRSFCTGMDGEGIKGVIEDARLEDLSHFESCIDRIFQLGGEFPKDIVDFCKSAGADFLQSDKSTTLNEILEKCLKAEQGAIINWNKVCQMTHGKDPMTYDIAASILAEEIEHESWFLELLDGRPSGHMRRRYSGERPHTSKHSRSLDSL, from the coding sequence ATGTCAGATTCTAAACCACATCATGTTGTAGGTGTAGAGTTTCTCAAGCAAAACGGCGTAGACGTTGATGAATTAATTGAAGAATTAAAAAAGAACGCCGCAGTCGAATTTGTGGCATATTATTACTTCACAAATCTCAGATCATTCTGTACAGGAATGGATGGAGAGGGAATCAAAGGAGTAATTGAAGATGCAAGGCTTGAGGATTTGAGTCACTTTGAATCATGCATTGACAGAATCTTCCAACTTGGAGGAGAGTTTCCAAAAGATATTGTAGATTTTTGCAAATCTGCAGGTGCAGATTTCTTACAATCTGATAAGAGCACTACTCTAAATGAGATTTTAGAAAAATGTCTCAAAGCAGAACAAGGTGCTATCATCAATTGGAACAAAGTCTGCCAAATGACTCATGGAAAAGATCCTATGACATATGACATAGCTGCAAGTATTCTTGCAGAGGAAATTGAACATGAATCTTGGTTCTTAGAATTGCTTGACGGAAGACCATCAGGACATATGAGAAGAAGATATTCTGGTGAAAGACCACATACAAGCAAACATTCTAGATCTCTAGATAGTCTCTAG
- a CDS encoding succinate--CoA ligase subunit beta: MRLLEFQAKELFREYGINLLPSKSCTTIEEGRERAKELGYPFVIKIQVPVGGRGKAGGIQKCQNDDEFELKFPQVLGLTIKGEKARAILLEKMADIKKELYLSLFLNRSKRCYTIIASAEGGVEIESVKNQIIKEVGLGDVSDEIAQEVAKEMGLEGKTADGFVDTLKKLSKLTIEKEAELAEINPLAIMQDDSIMALDGKFVTDDNSNFRHPELEKYQEKTEIEERAEKSGFSLVELDGDIAVVGNGAGLVMSTLDMLSDNGGKPACFLDVGGGATTESVYEALTLISKMNRVKGILVNLYGGIVKTTVVAEAFLKAYEDNLIDLPVFSRLKGTESDKAKEMLQGSRTKIFDSVEEAINAAVLGVKK; the protein is encoded by the coding sequence ATGCGATTATTAGAATTTCAGGCAAAAGAATTGTTTAGAGAATATGGTATTAATCTTCTTCCTAGCAAATCTTGTACTACTATTGAAGAAGGACGTGAACGTGCAAAAGAATTAGGGTATCCATTTGTGATAAAAATTCAGGTTCCTGTGGGAGGACGAGGAAAAGCAGGAGGAATCCAGAAATGTCAAAATGATGATGAATTTGAGTTAAAATTCCCTCAAGTTTTGGGGTTAACAATCAAAGGTGAAAAGGCAAGGGCCATTCTTCTTGAGAAAATGGCCGATATCAAAAAAGAACTGTATCTTTCCTTATTTTTGAATCGTTCCAAAAGATGCTACACAATTATCGCATCTGCTGAAGGTGGAGTGGAAATAGAGTCAGTAAAAAACCAAATCATCAAAGAGGTTGGTTTAGGTGACGTATCTGATGAGATTGCCCAAGAAGTTGCAAAAGAAATGGGACTGGAAGGTAAAACTGCAGATGGATTTGTTGATACCTTAAAAAAATTATCAAAACTTACAATTGAAAAAGAAGCCGAATTAGCTGAAATCAATCCACTTGCAATTATGCAAGATGATTCCATTATGGCACTTGATGGAAAATTTGTTACTGATGATAATAGTAACTTTAGACATCCTGAGCTAGAAAAATATCAAGAAAAAACAGAGATTGAAGAAAGAGCAGAAAAAAGTGGATTCTCTTTAGTTGAATTAGATGGTGATATTGCAGTGGTTGGAAATGGTGCGGGACTTGTAATGTCAACACTTGATATGTTATCTGACAATGGTGGAAAGCCTGCATGTTTTCTTGATGTTGGTGGCGGTGCTACAACAGAATCAGTTTATGAGGCATTGACATTGATCAGCAAAATGAATAGAGTAAAAGGAATTTTGGTAAACCTCTATGGAGGAATTGTAAAAACAACAGTGGTTGCAGAAGCGTTTCTAAAAGCATATGAAGACAATTTAATTGATCTTCCTGTATTTTCAAGACTAAAAGGAACAGAATCAGACAAAGCAAAAGAAATGCTTCAAGGTTCAAGAACAAAGATTTTTGATTCAGTTGAAGAGGCAATTAATGCTGCAGTGTTGGGGGTAAAGAAATGA
- a CDS encoding CoA-binding protein: MIDIFDILKGKPGESDYEKKGVVVQGITGAYGSLHARNMISYGTNVVAGVTPGKGGQKFEDKVPIYNTMQEAVDATGAKISIIFVPAKFFLGAAKEALEAGIKLLVAIPEHVPVRDTMEVLNLANEKGAVIIGPNTPGIMIPELIKIGIMPPTPFKAGKIAVLSKSGTLLYEISDALTNAGFGQSITIGIGGDPINGTRMIDAFDMVKDIPDLEGMVVVGEIGGDSEEILAQRIIDSGFNKPTVAYIAGRAAPKEKRMGHAGAIVMGTYGSAESKVSMFNKANIPVAKRPAEVPVLLAGKMEKSD; the protein is encoded by the coding sequence ATGATAGATATTTTTGATATTTTAAAGGGAAAACCTGGCGAATCTGATTATGAAAAGAAAGGTGTTGTTGTTCAGGGAATTACTGGCGCATATGGTTCACTTCATGCAAGAAACATGATTTCATATGGAACCAATGTTGTAGCTGGAGTTACTCCTGGAAAGGGTGGTCAGAAGTTTGAAGACAAGGTTCCAATTTACAATACAATGCAAGAAGCAGTTGATGCAACAGGTGCAAAAATCTCGATTATTTTTGTTCCAGCAAAATTCTTCTTGGGTGCAGCAAAAGAAGCATTAGAGGCAGGCATTAAACTCCTTGTTGCAATTCCTGAACATGTTCCTGTAAGAGATACTATGGAGGTTTTGAATTTAGCAAATGAAAAAGGTGCAGTGATTATTGGTCCAAACACTCCTGGAATCATGATTCCTGAACTAATAAAAATTGGAATTATGCCCCCAACACCATTTAAAGCCGGAAAAATTGCTGTATTGTCAAAAAGCGGTACATTACTTTATGAGATTTCTGATGCATTGACGAATGCTGGATTTGGACAATCAATTACCATAGGAATTGGTGGTGATCCGATTAATGGAACAAGAATGATTGATGCATTTGATATGGTGAAAGACATTCCTGATTTAGAAGGAATGGTTGTTGTTGGAGAAATTGGTGGTGATTCTGAAGAAATATTAGCTCAGAGAATTATTGATAGTGGATTTAACAAACCTACTGTTGCATATATTGCTGGAAGGGCAGCACCTAAGGAAAAAAGAATGGGGCATGCAGGTGCAATTGTGATGGGAACTTATGGTTCTGCTGAATCCAAAGTATCCATGTTCAACAAGGCCAACATTCCTGTTGCAAAAAGACCTGCTGAGGTACCTGTACTACTAGCAGGAAAAATGGAAAAATCCGATTAG